A part of Kitasatospora acidiphila genomic DNA contains:
- a CDS encoding DUF6603 domain-containing protein: MPLLVSTLRTVLREAQSLSQLQIAPDFLELEPTLELFKQYLANALLDVREVTVDVDALHVAGTVTLVGQAAAPGSVLFLTDDDQRYVVGLCVDVVLLQDGPGLPEGLREIPGALERLRLGPLHLVFGIEPGGDTGSRPRVGFGAEVLFPTAEATPRPYVWGYPPLWPGQAWQVGSNFAEVPIPDLDSLLVFAGLPAGFLNLPPDIVGLARLALTALGITFAPAQSTRGVSADWLALWLRVDLDEPWTPLPGIELDGLHAEFTIADPLGSPHPAIVLGGRVTLADEVAVDVGVALPDRSLSGILARPAPVGALLQQRFPGVPVPRDLEITELALWGELAAGDRRGYGIDLTLANLWQFAEGVELTGIVLTVSDYGATAASLTAAWQLADGTLDVTGTWEQGTGWAFVARAENLQPARVMAALGITPPEVLDDLVIEQLAVAFDSSGRFAFDCAATVQFGDLDAALQLTVTADRSTGETGVAGLLRLAVPLADGDIRVLDFTVQYASGAGGRAFTGTWTGTPGISADELAGALGLDLPGLPEILRPELQALSVRYDKTSGQVLLTGATERTGWVFSSRPGAGSGSPRLTAAAARVRLGARASDLPLVGEAIPPGEDLVLEAIAFTSAPTGWTAAQAAELNDALNQVDSAAERRLPRFATDATAGPGIAVQVELSIGGVPQDPLVLPITTGAGGTLVAASRGPLAVRAAADDSWSRNLDLTFGALRISRIGVGLSADGELFVALDAVLSVGPVRLVLMGLGLGIDGELSVSPRLRGAGVQLDKPPLKITGMVERRTGSEVAPGLKEQFIGLASIETGFFALYAAGSYAKAVDGWSSMFLFGEISGGDRGLFGPPPFRVIAISLGFGVNSTVRTPRIDEVGGFPLVNRLDGSGSGDTPEKVLEKLAGPEGWITPREGQYWGAGGIEFSSFEFIHSRALLLVEGGQSWKVLLIGRTTIDLPRSKVAKRPIARLVIDLAIGYHHDQGLFSMDAVIAPGSYVIDPAAELTGGLSLYIWGQDRTAQGGGKGFVFTLGGYHKRFKRPAYYPNPPRVGWRWAVGPVAIRGQVYAALTDGAFMAGGELSANYDKGHGIKLQAWFTAWLDALVQWKPFYFDLSMGLSIGVAATVKVLFIRVRVSLSVGVSLDLWGPPIGGRAKIKVWFISFTVEFGTGRDGVPAIDWGEFSVQLPAPLSIAPLSGLLVDVDPEETAARSDAGEPLLVSMDGFAVRTEAAVPASRILLNGQPFAEAEDDTIDIRPMGPKGQGVVSEHRVTLKKFDSVYTPTGWDVAVYRQDMPKAMWGAPLGKPSDVLDGDGLLSGCLAGITFEIPKPELAPAVGWVDAEALEADGLPDAPIPLLGSQPEGAPSVPDDGSIGTIVDRDSGIAAQTTADSRAAVHAALAGLGLAPGTDDPLTRYADLAKTVFTNAPMTTTAER; the protein is encoded by the coding sequence ATGCCCTTGCTGGTCTCGACCCTGCGCACGGTTCTGCGCGAGGCGCAGAGCCTCTCCCAGCTCCAGATCGCCCCAGACTTCCTGGAGTTGGAGCCCACCCTGGAGTTGTTCAAGCAGTACCTGGCGAACGCCCTGCTGGATGTGCGCGAGGTGACCGTCGATGTCGACGCGCTGCACGTCGCGGGCACCGTGACCCTCGTCGGGCAGGCGGCCGCACCGGGCAGCGTGCTGTTCCTGACGGACGATGACCAGCGGTACGTGGTCGGCCTCTGCGTCGATGTCGTCCTGCTCCAGGACGGCCCTGGCCTGCCCGAGGGGTTGCGCGAGATCCCCGGCGCGCTGGAGCGGCTGCGGCTGGGCCCGCTGCATCTGGTCTTCGGGATCGAGCCCGGTGGGGACACCGGCTCGCGCCCGCGCGTCGGCTTCGGCGCCGAGGTGCTGTTCCCCACGGCCGAGGCCACCCCCAGGCCGTATGTGTGGGGCTATCCTCCACTGTGGCCCGGGCAGGCATGGCAGGTCGGCTCGAACTTCGCCGAGGTGCCGATCCCCGACCTGGACAGCCTGCTGGTCTTCGCGGGCCTGCCGGCTGGCTTTCTGAATCTGCCTCCCGACATCGTCGGCCTCGCCCGGCTGGCGCTGACAGCCCTCGGAATCACCTTCGCCCCGGCCCAGTCGACCCGCGGGGTGAGCGCCGACTGGCTCGCACTGTGGCTGCGAGTGGACCTCGACGAGCCCTGGACGCCGCTGCCAGGAATCGAACTCGACGGGCTGCACGCGGAGTTCACCATCGCCGACCCGCTCGGCAGTCCGCACCCGGCGATCGTGCTGGGCGGGCGGGTCACCCTCGCCGACGAAGTCGCCGTGGACGTGGGCGTCGCGCTCCCGGACCGCTCGCTCAGTGGGATCCTCGCCCGCCCGGCCCCGGTCGGCGCGCTGCTCCAGCAGCGCTTCCCCGGCGTTCCGGTGCCGCGGGACCTGGAGATCACCGAACTCGCGCTCTGGGGAGAGCTGGCCGCGGGCGACAGGCGTGGTTACGGGATCGACCTCACCCTGGCGAACCTCTGGCAGTTCGCCGAGGGCGTCGAGCTGACCGGAATCGTGCTCACCGTCTCGGACTACGGCGCTACCGCGGCGTCCCTGACCGCGGCCTGGCAGCTCGCGGACGGCACGCTCGACGTCACCGGCACCTGGGAGCAGGGGACGGGTTGGGCCTTCGTCGCCCGCGCGGAGAACCTCCAACCCGCCCGGGTGATGGCCGCGCTCGGCATCACCCCGCCGGAGGTGCTCGACGATCTCGTCATCGAGCAGCTCGCCGTGGCCTTCGACAGCAGCGGTCGCTTCGCCTTCGACTGCGCCGCCACCGTGCAGTTCGGTGACCTGGACGCGGCCCTCCAGCTCACCGTCACCGCCGACCGGAGCACGGGGGAGACGGGAGTCGCCGGGCTGCTGCGGCTCGCCGTTCCGCTGGCCGACGGCGACATCCGGGTCCTGGACTTCACCGTGCAGTACGCCTCGGGCGCGGGCGGCCGGGCGTTCACCGGCACCTGGACCGGCACGCCGGGCATCTCGGCCGACGAGCTGGCCGGGGCGCTGGGCCTCGATCTGCCCGGACTTCCCGAGATCCTGCGCCCGGAGCTGCAGGCGCTGTCGGTGCGCTACGACAAGACGAGCGGTCAGGTGCTGCTGACGGGGGCCACCGAGCGCACGGGGTGGGTGTTCTCCAGCCGTCCCGGCGCAGGTTCCGGCAGCCCTCGCCTGACTGCTGCGGCGGCGCGGGTCCGCCTGGGGGCGCGGGCATCCGATCTGCCGCTGGTCGGCGAGGCGATCCCGCCGGGTGAGGACCTGGTCCTGGAGGCCATCGCCTTCACGTCGGCGCCGACCGGCTGGACGGCGGCGCAGGCGGCCGAGCTCAACGACGCGTTGAACCAGGTCGATTCCGCCGCGGAGCGCCGGCTGCCGCGCTTCGCCACCGATGCGACGGCCGGGCCCGGCATCGCCGTCCAGGTCGAGCTGAGCATCGGCGGGGTGCCGCAGGACCCGCTGGTCCTGCCGATCACCACCGGCGCGGGCGGCACGCTCGTGGCCGCCTCCCGGGGCCCGCTGGCCGTGCGCGCGGCTGCGGACGACAGCTGGTCACGCAACCTCGACCTGACGTTCGGGGCGCTGCGGATCTCGCGGATCGGCGTCGGACTGTCGGCAGACGGTGAGCTCTTCGTCGCGCTGGACGCCGTCCTGTCGGTGGGTCCGGTCCGGCTGGTCCTGATGGGTCTCGGGCTGGGAATCGACGGGGAGTTGAGCGTCTCGCCCCGGTTGCGCGGGGCGGGCGTGCAGCTGGACAAGCCGCCGCTGAAGATCACCGGCATGGTGGAGCGCCGGACCGGTTCGGAGGTCGCCCCGGGGCTGAAGGAGCAGTTCATCGGGCTCGCCTCGATCGAGACCGGGTTCTTCGCCCTGTATGCCGCCGGGTCGTACGCCAAGGCCGTGGACGGCTGGTCGTCGATGTTCCTGTTCGGCGAGATCTCCGGTGGCGATCGCGGGCTGTTCGGCCCGCCCCCGTTCCGGGTGATCGCCATCTCGCTCGGCTTCGGCGTCAACAGCACGGTCCGCACCCCGAGGATCGACGAGGTCGGCGGGTTCCCGCTGGTGAACCGGCTGGATGGCAGTGGCAGTGGTGACACCCCGGAGAAGGTGCTGGAGAAGCTCGCCGGACCGGAGGGCTGGATCACTCCGCGCGAGGGCCAGTACTGGGGCGCGGGCGGGATCGAGTTCAGCTCGTTCGAGTTCATCCACTCCCGCGCGCTGCTGCTCGTGGAGGGCGGCCAGTCCTGGAAGGTGCTGCTGATCGGCCGCACCACCATCGACCTGCCGCGCAGCAAGGTCGCCAAGAGGCCGATCGCCCGGCTGGTCATCGACCTGGCCATCGGATACCACCACGACCAGGGCCTGTTCTCGATGGACGCGGTCATCGCGCCCGGCTCGTACGTCATCGACCCGGCGGCCGAGCTCACCGGTGGCCTGTCCCTCTACATCTGGGGCCAGGACCGCACCGCGCAAGGCGGCGGCAAGGGCTTCGTGTTCACCCTGGGCGGCTACCACAAGAGGTTCAAGCGGCCCGCGTACTACCCCAACCCGCCGCGCGTGGGCTGGCGGTGGGCGGTGGGCCCGGTGGCGATCCGCGGGCAGGTGTACGCGGCGCTCACCGACGGCGCGTTCATGGCCGGCGGCGAGCTGTCCGCGAACTACGACAAGGGGCACGGCATCAAGCTGCAGGCGTGGTTCACCGCCTGGCTGGACGCGCTGGTGCAGTGGAAGCCGTTCTACTTCGACCTGTCGATGGGCCTGAGCATCGGGGTCGCGGCCACCGTCAAGGTGCTGTTCATCCGGGTGCGGGTCTCCCTGTCGGTCGGGGTGTCGCTGGACCTGTGGGGGCCGCCGATCGGTGGCCGGGCCAAGATCAAGGTCTGGTTCATCAGCTTCACCGTCGAGTTCGGCACCGGCCGGGACGGCGTACCGGCGATCGACTGGGGGGAGTTCAGCGTCCAGCTGCCCGCCCCGCTCTCCATCGCCCCGCTGTCCGGGCTGCTCGTCGACGTCGACCCCGAGGAGACCGCCGCCCGGTCCGACGCGGGGGAGCCCCTGCTGGTCTCCATGGACGGATTCGCCGTCCGCACCGAGGCCGCCGTCCCCGCCAGCCGCATCCTCCTCAACGGCCAGCCCTTCGCCGAAGCCGAGGACGACACCATCGACATCCGGCCGATGGGGCCGAAGGGGCAGGGCGTGGTCTCCGAACACCGCGTCACCCTGAAGAAGTTCGACAGCGTCTACACCCCCACCGGATGGGACGTCGCCGTCTACCGGCAGGACATGCCCAAGGCGATGTGGGGTGCGCCGCTGGGCAAGCCCAGCGACGTGCTGGACGGCGACGGACTGCTCAGCGGCTGCCTGGCCGGCATCACCTTCGAGATCCCCAAGCCCGAACTGGCCCCTGCGGTCGGCTGGGTCGACGCCGAGGCGCTGGAGGCCGACGGGCTGCCGGACGCGCCGATCCCGCTGCTGGGCTCGCAGCCGGAGGGGGCGCCGTCCGTCCCGGACGACGGCAGCATCGGCACCATCGTCGACCGGGACAGCGGTATCGCCGCGCAGACCACCGCCGACAGCCGTGCAGCGGTGCACGCCGCCCTGGCCGGCCTCGGTCTGGCCCCCGGCACCGACGATCCGCTGACCCGCTACGCGGACCTCGCGAAGACCGTGTTCACCAACGCGCCCATGACCACTACAGCCGAGAGGTGA
- a CDS encoding ComEC/Rec2 family competence protein, giving the protein MGLVDGGGMPVEVVFFNVGQGDCTLLWFYDRANPAIGTHAILVDCGTTGAVPPWRPAAVVTGDAKQRVIAHLRGRLDHYLSRLRDPYTLDWLVVTHPDQDHFNLLQDVLVDGRDPARLKYTIRNVAYSLRPDDYREGGGDFMTRLFTDWTTFTGVSGQQVVNEPKLMTMPSDPLPLLGTGPGADLHLLGGVVGPTIHSRGAQQRPDDVRKFAAGEKERIANQCSLVTVLTGEPDAFGKRQKVLLMADAESINEQYLMGLAGPMCSRESHLWLKLGHHGSKHSTSDEWLEHTTPDGLFISTGLNAFGGGVATCDAENLAGRVLAKWERIRATHAIPVPTVRAGLTWGFGFQDNTDAPPWPFVYAPTTDGVFSSLAVEPDTAGWRGVDWHLRLDHAAPGSYDIWYE; this is encoded by the coding sequence TTGGGCCTGGTCGACGGAGGTGGCATGCCAGTCGAAGTGGTCTTCTTCAACGTCGGGCAAGGTGACTGCACGCTCTTGTGGTTCTATGACCGGGCGAATCCAGCAATTGGCACGCACGCGATCCTGGTGGACTGCGGTACGACCGGCGCCGTCCCGCCCTGGCGCCCGGCGGCGGTGGTGACCGGTGACGCCAAGCAGCGCGTGATCGCGCACCTGCGCGGGAGGCTCGACCACTATCTGAGCCGCCTGCGCGATCCGTACACGCTGGACTGGCTGGTGGTGACGCACCCGGACCAGGACCATTTCAACCTCCTGCAGGATGTCCTGGTCGACGGTCGGGACCCGGCCCGGCTGAAGTACACGATCCGCAATGTCGCCTACTCGCTCAGGCCCGATGACTACCGCGAGGGCGGCGGCGACTTCATGACGCGGCTGTTCACCGACTGGACCACCTTCACCGGTGTGTCCGGGCAGCAGGTGGTCAACGAGCCGAAGCTGATGACGATGCCTTCCGACCCCCTGCCGCTGTTGGGTACGGGACCGGGAGCGGACCTCCACCTGCTCGGCGGCGTCGTCGGGCCGACCATCCACTCGCGCGGCGCACAGCAACGACCCGACGATGTCAGGAAGTTCGCGGCGGGCGAGAAGGAGCGGATCGCCAACCAGTGCAGCCTGGTGACAGTGTTGACGGGCGAGCCGGATGCGTTCGGCAAGCGCCAGAAGGTGCTGCTGATGGCGGACGCCGAGTCGATCAACGAGCAGTACCTGATGGGCCTCGCGGGGCCCATGTGCAGCCGTGAGAGCCACCTGTGGCTGAAGCTCGGGCATCACGGGAGCAAGCACTCCACCAGCGACGAGTGGCTCGAGCACACGACCCCGGACGGGCTCTTCATCAGTACCGGGCTGAACGCGTTCGGCGGCGGGGTGGCGACGTGCGACGCCGAGAACCTGGCGGGCCGGGTCCTGGCCAAGTGGGAACGAATCCGCGCCACGCACGCCATCCCCGTCCCCACGGTGCGTGCGGGGTTGACCTGGGGCTTCGGCTTCCAGGACAACACGGATGCTCCGCCCTGGCCTTTCGTCTACGCGCCGACGACTGACGGCGTCTTCAGCTCGCTCGCGGTGGAGCCGGACACCGCCGGTTGGCGGGGCGTCGACTGGCACCTGCGGCTCGACCACGCCGCCCCGGGAAGCTACGACATCTGGTACGAGTAG
- a CDS encoding S53 family peptidase — translation MHVTLTPTSRRIAAVLAGSASLVLSAFATAAPAGAGTQPLTPRHDGTSFVRSCATPLPGQATCDALRVTSTVQHISPLGVTPNATPSGYGPADLLSAYKLPANGGAGQTVAIVDAYNDPNAESDLAFYRAQYGLPACTTANGCFTKVGQTGSTTNLPANNTGWSGEISLDLDMVSAIAPNAHIVLVEATDATIADLGTSVNEAVKLGAKVVSNSYGADETSADSTYDSTYFNHPGVAITASSGDAGYVTQYPAASKYVTAVGGTSLNRASNARGWTESAWSTSIYEGTGSGCSVYDAKPSWQKDTGCGKRTIADVSAVADPATGVAVYQTYGGSGWTTYGGTSVSAPLIAGVYADAGTHTAGYPVADAYAHSGSLFDVTTGANAGCTPSYLCTAGPGYDGPTGLGTPNGLAAFTG, via the coding sequence TTGCACGTCACCCTCACCCCCACGTCCCGCCGGATCGCCGCCGTGCTGGCCGGTTCGGCCTCGCTGGTGCTCTCCGCGTTCGCCACCGCGGCTCCCGCCGGTGCTGGGACGCAGCCCCTGACCCCTCGTCACGACGGCACCTCCTTCGTGCGCTCCTGCGCCACCCCGCTGCCGGGGCAGGCGACCTGCGACGCACTGCGGGTCACCAGCACCGTCCAGCACATAAGCCCGCTCGGGGTCACCCCGAACGCCACGCCGTCCGGCTACGGCCCGGCCGACCTGCTGAGCGCCTACAAGCTCCCGGCCAACGGCGGAGCCGGCCAGACCGTCGCCATCGTGGACGCGTACAACGATCCCAACGCCGAGTCCGACCTGGCCTTCTACCGCGCCCAGTACGGCCTGCCTGCCTGCACCACCGCCAACGGCTGCTTCACGAAGGTCGGCCAGACCGGCAGCACCACCAACCTCCCGGCGAACAACACGGGCTGGTCCGGCGAGATATCGCTCGACCTCGACATGGTCTCCGCCATCGCGCCCAACGCGCACATCGTCCTGGTCGAGGCGACCGACGCGACCATCGCCGATCTGGGCACCTCGGTCAACGAGGCGGTCAAGCTCGGCGCCAAGGTCGTCTCCAACAGCTACGGCGCCGACGAGACCTCCGCCGACTCCACCTATGACAGCACGTACTTCAACCACCCGGGCGTCGCCATCACGGCCTCCTCCGGCGACGCGGGCTACGTCACGCAGTACCCGGCAGCCTCGAAGTACGTCACCGCGGTCGGCGGCACCTCCCTCAACAGGGCCTCCAACGCACGCGGTTGGACCGAGTCGGCGTGGTCCACCAGCATCTACGAGGGCACCGGCTCCGGCTGCTCGGTCTACGATGCCAAGCCCAGCTGGCAGAAGGACACCGGCTGTGGCAAGCGCACCATCGCCGACGTCTCCGCGGTCGCCGACCCGGCCACCGGCGTCGCCGTCTACCAGACCTACGGCGGAAGCGGCTGGACGACCTATGGCGGCACCAGCGTCTCCGCCCCGCTGATCGCGGGCGTCTACGCGGACGCCGGTACCCACACGGCCGGCTACCCGGTCGCGGACGCCTATGCCCACAGCGGCTCGCTCTTCGACGTCACCACCGGCGCCAACGCCGGCTGCACCCCGTCGTACCTGTGCACCGCCGGCCCTGGTTACGACGGCCCGACCGGCCTCGGCACCCCCAACGGCCTGGCGGCCTTCACCGGCTGA
- a CDS encoding ricin-type beta-trefoil lectin domain protein produces the protein MAVAASLLLSGALVAGQAATPAMAVAPAASAPTPAASSTPITVDGTKPGLTFDGVGAISGGGGNSRLLVDYPEPQRSQLLDYLFKPGYGADLQVLKLEIGGDTNSTDGAEPSIEHTKGTVDCNQGYEWWLAAQAKARNPNIKFYGLAWGAPGWIGNTGSGGNFWSQDTIDYLMDWMGCAGKHNLGISYLGGWNERGYDKGWYENLKSTLVSRGYGATKVVAADSDWSVADDMAADPAFKNAVDIVGVHYPCGYLGSFSSCPSTANAQSLGKPLWASENGSEDANDGAASVARAINRDYIDGKMTSFINWPVIAALYPNLFFSTDGMSIANQPWSGNYSIGKTTWVTAHTTQFTQPGWKYIDSADGYLGGDRANGSYVTLKSPNNRDYSTVIETMDATAPQTAKFSVTGGLSTGKVHLWATNLNSTNPADWFVHQQDLTPVNGSYTLALQSGYVYTVSTTSGQGKGTATAPASAPLQLPYADDFETPATTTSPKYFTDMNGAFQTVHCGGGRSGSCLRQMAPTTPIRWTDEPYGAPYTIMGDGSWSNYTVSADTMFEQSSTIELLGRVNQQGRNNNGLNAYHLRVSDTGAWSIVKSDTSWKFATLASGTTSAPLGTGHWHAVSLSMQNTTLTATIDGVTVGSATDGSFTNGQAGLGLTGYQTDQFDNFALTPGTPSNHTGPITSGLPGKCVDDNGDSAVNGTAVQLWDCNGGNSQVWTWSNGTLTHDGKCLDVTGAATVNGSQVELWDCNGGANQQWTPQADGTLKGTQSGRCLDDPAAASTNGTRLEIWDCNGGTNQQWKLP, from the coding sequence GTGGCCGTCGCTGCCTCGCTCCTCCTGTCCGGCGCACTCGTCGCCGGACAGGCCGCCACCCCTGCCATGGCCGTCGCTCCAGCCGCATCCGCCCCCACACCGGCCGCCTCCTCCACTCCCATCACCGTGGACGGCACCAAGCCGGGACTCACCTTCGACGGTGTCGGCGCGATCTCCGGTGGCGGCGGCAACTCCCGCCTGCTGGTGGACTATCCGGAGCCGCAGCGCAGCCAGCTGCTCGACTACCTGTTCAAGCCGGGCTACGGCGCCGACCTCCAGGTGCTGAAGCTGGAGATCGGTGGTGACACCAACTCCACCGACGGCGCCGAGCCCAGCATCGAGCACACCAAGGGCACCGTCGACTGCAACCAGGGCTACGAGTGGTGGCTGGCCGCACAGGCCAAGGCCCGCAACCCGAACATCAAGTTCTACGGCCTGGCCTGGGGCGCCCCCGGCTGGATCGGCAACACGGGCAGCGGCGGCAACTTCTGGTCCCAGGACACCATCGACTACCTGATGGACTGGATGGGTTGCGCCGGCAAGCACAACCTGGGCATCAGCTACCTCGGGGGCTGGAACGAGCGCGGTTACGACAAGGGCTGGTACGAGAACCTCAAGTCGACTCTGGTGTCGCGCGGTTACGGTGCCACCAAGGTGGTCGCCGCCGACTCCGACTGGTCGGTGGCCGACGACATGGCCGCCGATCCCGCGTTCAAGAACGCCGTCGACATCGTCGGTGTCCACTACCCCTGCGGCTACCTCGGTTCCTTCAGCAGCTGCCCTAGCACCGCCAACGCCCAGTCGCTCGGCAAGCCGCTGTGGGCGAGCGAGAACGGCTCGGAGGACGCCAACGACGGCGCCGCCTCGGTGGCGCGCGCGATCAACCGCGACTACATCGACGGCAAGATGACCTCGTTCATCAACTGGCCGGTCATCGCGGCGCTCTACCCCAACCTGTTCTTCTCCACCGACGGCATGTCGATCGCCAACCAGCCGTGGTCCGGCAACTACAGCATCGGCAAGACCACCTGGGTCACCGCGCACACCACCCAGTTCACCCAGCCGGGCTGGAAGTACATCGACTCCGCCGACGGCTACCTCGGCGGCGACCGCGCCAACGGCAGCTACGTCACCCTCAAGTCGCCGAACAACCGCGACTACAGCACCGTCATCGAGACGATGGACGCCACCGCTCCCCAGACCGCGAAGTTCAGCGTCACCGGCGGCCTGTCCACCGGCAAGGTGCACCTCTGGGCCACCAACCTCAACTCCACCAACCCGGCCGACTGGTTCGTCCACCAGCAGGACCTCACCCCGGTCAACGGCAGCTACACGCTCGCCCTGCAGTCGGGTTACGTGTACACCGTGTCCACCACCAGCGGCCAGGGCAAGGGCACCGCCACCGCACCGGCCTCCGCCCCGCTCCAACTGCCGTACGCGGACGACTTCGAGACGCCGGCCACCACCACCTCGCCGAAGTACTTCACGGACATGAACGGCGCCTTCCAGACCGTCCACTGCGGCGGCGGCCGGAGTGGCTCGTGCCTGCGCCAGATGGCCCCGACCACGCCGATCCGCTGGACCGACGAGCCCTATGGCGCCCCGTACACCATCATGGGCGACGGCAGCTGGTCCAACTACACCGTCAGCGCCGACACCATGTTCGAGCAGTCCAGCACCATCGAGCTGCTCGGCCGGGTCAACCAGCAGGGCCGCAACAACAACGGCCTGAACGCCTACCACCTGCGGGTCAGCGACACCGGTGCCTGGTCGATCGTCAAGAGCGACACCAGCTGGAAGTTCGCCACCCTGGCCAGCGGCACCACCAGCGCCCCGCTGGGCACCGGCCACTGGCACGCCGTCAGCCTGTCCATGCAGAACACCACCCTCACCGCCACCATCGACGGCGTCACCGTGGGCAGCGCCACCGACGGCAGCTTCACCAACGGCCAGGCCGGCCTCGGCCTGACCGGCTACCAGACCGACCAGTTCGACAACTTCGCCCTCACCCCGGGCACGCCCAGCAACCACACCGGCCCGATCACCTCCGGCCTGCCCGGCAAGTGCGTCGACGACAACGGCGACTCCGCCGTCAACGGCACCGCGGTTCAGCTGTGGGACTGCAACGGCGGCAACTCGCAGGTGTGGACCTGGTCCAACGGCACCCTCACCCACGACGGCAAGTGCCTCGACGTCACCGGCGCAGCCACCGTCAACGGTTCCCAGGTCGAGCTGTGGGACTGCAACGGCGGTGCCAACCAGCAGTGGACCCCGCAGGCCGACGGCACCCTGAAGGGCACCCAGTCCGGCCGCTGCCTCGACGACCCGGCCGCCGCCAGCACCAACGGCACCCGGCTGGAAATCTGGGACTGCAACGGCGGCACCAACCAGCAGTGGAAGCTGCCCTGA
- a CDS encoding substrate-binding domain-containing protein produces MSPVHARLFPAAVLGLATVLSLTACSTGQTSGGADTKAAPVSGKVSVTYLQKQGDQQYFVDEAAGAKAKAAELGVDLKVVDLGTDANKTVSEVQSAIAQKSNGLIVVVPDPAVGPQVVQMARDAKTALLTSDDQVCATGPAPSKCAKGDLVPRIGFSGQQMGQQVGQRAAQEFQKAGWNPADTRIISAWQQDVTVCGDRVNAAKDAFKQAVQGVQNIDVATDNTPTGAQDKVAATITANPGVKHWVVWGCNDENVQGAVTALQNASVTPDNIDGVGLGAYLACKDWQSGKPSGMKAALFINGKDVGALSVQTMFDKLKNGKDFPQEAFAPTKMVDATNWQSSGVSCS; encoded by the coding sequence ATGTCCCCCGTCCATGCCCGCCTGTTCCCCGCCGCCGTGCTGGGTCTGGCCACCGTCCTCAGCCTCACTGCCTGTTCCACCGGCCAGACCTCCGGTGGCGCGGACACCAAGGCCGCGCCCGTCAGCGGGAAGGTCTCCGTGACCTACCTGCAGAAGCAGGGCGACCAGCAGTACTTCGTCGACGAGGCGGCCGGTGCCAAGGCGAAGGCCGCGGAGCTGGGCGTCGACCTGAAGGTGGTCGACCTGGGTACCGACGCGAACAAGACGGTCAGCGAGGTGCAGTCGGCGATCGCTCAGAAGAGCAACGGCCTGATCGTGGTGGTGCCGGACCCGGCGGTCGGCCCGCAGGTGGTGCAGATGGCCCGGGACGCGAAGACGGCGCTGCTGACCTCGGACGACCAGGTGTGCGCCACCGGCCCGGCGCCGTCGAAGTGCGCGAAGGGTGACCTGGTGCCGCGGATCGGCTTCTCCGGTCAGCAGATGGGCCAGCAGGTCGGTCAGCGTGCGGCCCAGGAGTTCCAGAAGGCCGGCTGGAACCCGGCCGACACCCGGATCATCTCGGCCTGGCAGCAGGACGTGACGGTCTGCGGTGACCGCGTGAACGCCGCCAAGGACGCCTTCAAGCAGGCCGTGCAGGGCGTGCAGAACATCGATGTCGCCACCGACAACACCCCGACCGGCGCACAGGACAAGGTGGCGGCGACGATCACCGCGAACCCGGGCGTGAAGCACTGGGTGGTCTGGGGCTGCAACGACGAGAATGTGCAGGGTGCGGTGACCGCGCTGCAGAACGCCTCAGTCACCCCGGACAACATCGACGGCGTCGGCCTGGGCGCCTACCTGGCCTGCAAGGACTGGCAGTCGGGCAAGCCGTCGGGCATGAAGGCGGCGCTGTTCATCAACGGCAAGGACGTCGGCGCACTGTCGGTGCAGACCATGTTCGACAAGCTCAAGAACGGCAAGGACTTCCCGCAGGAGGCCTTCGCCCCCACCAAGATGGTCGATGCCACCAACTGGCAGTCCTCCGGCGTGAGCTGCAGCTGA